The Oscillospiraceae bacterium genome contains a region encoding:
- a CDS encoding UPF0297 protein, with translation MSDPTAVFSIYDERDQEIRSIVQEVYDALKEKGYNPINQLVGYILSEDPTYITTYKNARSLIRKVDRDDLLQALVRNYVDL, from the coding sequence ATGTCTGATCCTACCGCGGTATTTTCCATCTATGACGAACGGGATCAGGAGATCCGCTCGATCGTGCAGGAAGTGTACGACGCCTTGAAGGAAAAGGGCTATAACCCCATCAACCAACTGGTGGGCTACATCCTGTCCGAAGACCCCACCTACATCACCACCTATAAAAATGCCCGCTCCCTGATCCGCAAGGTTGATCGGGATGATCTCCTTCAGGCGCTGGTGCGCAATTACGTGGATCTTTAA
- the epsF gene encoding putative glycosyltransferase EpsF has translation MAPIRVLQCVAGLDHGGYESLLMNLYRHTDTTLVQFDFLSSFPGVYEAEILARGGVIHRIPFITQKGPFAYTHALNKILAAHPEYRIVHSHMDKFSGLVMRQARRAGIPVRIAHSHNTQNEGGPAFQLVKNYYGRMVLPNATHLFACSRAAAGWMFGPKAPDAHILPNGVDPARFAPNPAARGAVRAELGLAPQAPVFGHVGRFTPQKNHEQLLDIFAAIAARQPASVLLLAGTGPLQGEMRRKAGALGLQSNVRFLGARQDIPQLLQAMDCFLFPSLHEGLPVTLVEAQAAGLPVLASAAITREVCITPLVQLRGLSDPPKVWAEAALTAAGQSRHSRTSPLEAIAAAGYDIRATAAWLQRFYLEHWQPRLP, from the coding sequence ATGGCGCCCATCCGCGTTTTACAGTGCGTGGCCGGGCTGGATCATGGCGGCTACGAAAGCCTTCTCATGAACCTGTACCGTCATACGGACACCACGCTGGTCCAATTCGATTTTCTCAGCTCCTTTCCCGGCGTATACGAGGCCGAGATCCTCGCCCGCGGCGGCGTCATCCATCGGATTCCCTTCATCACACAAAAGGGTCCCTTCGCCTATACCCATGCGCTCAATAAGATTCTCGCCGCCCATCCGGAGTACCGCATCGTCCACAGCCATATGGACAAATTCAGCGGTCTGGTCATGCGGCAGGCCCGCCGCGCCGGCATTCCGGTGCGCATCGCCCACAGCCATAACACCCAAAACGAGGGGGGCCCCGCTTTTCAACTGGTAAAAAACTACTATGGCCGCATGGTGCTTCCCAACGCCACCCACCTCTTTGCCTGCAGCCGGGCGGCGGCGGGCTGGATGTTCGGGCCCAAAGCCCCCGATGCCCATATCCTGCCCAACGGCGTCGATCCCGCGCGTTTCGCACCAAATCCCGCCGCGCGGGGGGCTGTCCGGGCAGAGCTGGGCCTCGCGCCCCAGGCGCCCGTCTTCGGCCACGTGGGCCGGTTCACCCCTCAAAAAAACCACGAACAGCTGCTGGATATTTTCGCCGCCATCGCCGCCCGGCAGCCTGCCTCGGTCCTTTTGCTGGCCGGCACCGGCCCTTTGCAGGGCGAAATGCGCCGCAAAGCTGGAGCCCTCGGCCTCCAAAGCAATGTGCGTTTTCTCGGCGCGCGGCAGGATATTCCCCAGCTTTTGCAGGCTATGGACTGCTTTCTGTTTCCTTCCCTGCACGAGGGCCTGCCCGTAACCCTGGTGGAGGCCCAGGCCGCCGGCCTGCCGGTGCTGGCCAGCGCCGCGATCACACGCGAGGTATGCATCACGCCGCTGGTGCAGCTGCGCGGCCTCAGCGACCCTCCCAAAGTCTGGGCTGAGGCTGCTCTCACCGCCGCCGGGCAAAGCCGGCACAGCCGCACCAGCCCGCTGGAAGCCATTGCCGCCGCCGGGTACGACATCCGGGCCACCGCCGCCTGGCTGCAGCGCTTTTATCTGGAGCATTGGCAGCCCCGCCTGCCTTAA